One part of the Nostoc sp. PCC 7120 = FACHB-418 genome encodes these proteins:
- a CDS encoding PAS domain S-box protein produces the protein MQVVVVKDITASQANQEGMRITESVRRKQNQTLVQLARSKTFQQGPLNAVLQEITEAAAQTLLVARVSVWLYNQDASAIECIDLYDVNQQIHSSGQSLLKESYPVYFQTLEEERSIAVYDAINDKRTQELSATYLSVSGVVSLLDAPIWVGGRLVGVVFHEHCGELRQWTVDEENFAGSIADFVSLAMETKERNIAQEALRKSEAQFRAIFELSSIGIGLVDMKAQIVDANPALCQILGYQREELCGKSFTDYISQQRGDVERYKQLMTEICIDAQQRHEKPHLEIERAFLHRDGRLVWARLSVSVIPGSSGEPEYFLAIIDDITERKQTEMKLRASQAAAEAGSRAKSEFLATMSHELRTPLNAIMGLSQLLQQEIVGSLNEKQQEYINCIYSSGEHLLALINDILDLSKVEAGKEELFLIPLLVIDVCNDVLLTVRDRAISKGLKLTQEIDPEANICIADDRRIKQMLLNLLTNAIKFTSVGEVSLIVKRVPEGINFIISDTGIGIDSNQFPLLFEPFKQLDSRLNRQYEGTGLGLALTRKLARLHGGDVTVTSTVGVGSQFTLFLPDQEI, from the coding sequence ATGCAGGTGGTAGTGGTTAAAGATATTACAGCAAGCCAGGCAAATCAAGAGGGTATGCGAATCACAGAAAGCGTGCGCCGCAAACAAAACCAGACCCTAGTGCAATTGGCAAGAAGCAAAACATTCCAGCAAGGGCCTCTCAATGCTGTGTTACAGGAAATCACAGAAGCTGCTGCTCAGACGCTTTTAGTTGCACGAGTTAGCGTGTGGTTATACAACCAAGATGCTTCAGCCATTGAGTGTATCGATTTATATGATGTCAACCAGCAAATTCATAGTTCTGGCCAGTCTCTATTAAAGGAGAGTTATCCAGTTTACTTCCAAACATTGGAAGAAGAACGCAGCATTGCTGTATATGATGCCATTAACGATAAAAGAACTCAGGAGTTATCTGCAACTTATCTGTCTGTTTCTGGAGTTGTATCTTTGCTTGATGCCCCCATTTGGGTAGGTGGTCGTTTAGTAGGAGTAGTGTTTCACGAACACTGTGGTGAATTACGCCAGTGGACTGTAGATGAAGAAAATTTTGCAGGCTCAATTGCTGATTTTGTCTCTTTAGCGATGGAGACCAAAGAGCGTAATATCGCTCAAGAAGCACTACGAAAGAGCGAAGCACAATTCCGAGCCATTTTTGAACTTTCCTCTATTGGTATTGGACTTGTTGATATGAAAGCTCAGATAGTGGATGCGAATCCTGCTTTGTGCCAAATATTGGGATACCAACGAGAAGAATTATGTGGTAAAAGTTTTACAGATTATATTTCCCAGCAAAGGGGGGATGTAGAACGTTATAAGCAACTGATGACCGAAATTTGTATAGATGCTCAACAACGCCATGAAAAACCACACCTGGAAATCGAAAGAGCTTTTTTGCATCGAGATGGTAGGTTAGTTTGGGCTAGGTTGTCTGTTTCTGTAATTCCAGGTTCTTCCGGTGAACCAGAATATTTTTTGGCAATTATTGATGATATTACTGAGCGGAAACAAACAGAAATGAAACTGCGCGCTTCCCAAGCAGCAGCCGAAGCTGGTAGCCGTGCCAAAAGTGAATTTTTAGCGACGATGAGTCATGAACTGCGGACACCACTTAATGCCATTATGGGATTGTCACAGTTATTACAACAAGAAATAGTCGGCTCTCTCAATGAAAAACAACAAGAATATATAAATTGTATTTACAGCAGTGGCGAACACCTGCTGGCGCTGATTAATGATATTTTAGATTTATCAAAGGTGGAAGCAGGTAAAGAGGAGTTATTCCTCATTCCTTTGCTAGTAATAGATGTGTGTAATGATGTTTTATTAACAGTACGCGATCGCGCTATCTCCAAAGGCTTAAAACTTACTCAAGAGATTGATCCAGAGGCTAATATTTGCATAGCCGATGACCGCCGGATTAAGCAAATGCTCCTTAATCTACTCACGAATGCAATTAAATTCACTTCGGTAGGCGAAGTATCTTTAATTGTCAAAAGAGTGCCTGAAGGGATTAATTTTATTATCTCGGATACAGGAATTGGCATTGATTCAAATCAATTTCCATTATTATTTGAACCATTTAAACAACTAGATAGTCGGTTAAATCGTCAGTATGAAGGCACTGGGTTAGGTTTAGCTTTGACGCGGAAATTAGCACGGCTGCATGGTGGTGATGTGACGGTAACCTCTACTGTCGGTGTGGGGAGTCAATTCACTTTATTTCTGCCAGATCAAGAAATTTGA